The proteins below come from a single Vicugna pacos chromosome 13, VicPac4, whole genome shotgun sequence genomic window:
- the PLA2G2A gene encoding phospholipase A2, membrane associated has translation MKTLLLLAVIMAFGLLQVRGDLLSFRKMIKYTTGKEPVSAYGFYGCYCGLGGKGSPKDATDWCCVAHDCCYRRLKRIGCGTILLSYKFSYLRGQVVCDKQGYCRSELCQCDKRAADCFARNQKTYNKKLQYYSNLLCSGSAPKC, from the exons ATGAAGACCCTCCTGCTGTTGGCAGTGATCATGGCCTTTG GCCTGCTGCAGGTCCGTGGAGACTTGCTGAGTTTTCGGAAAATGATCAAGTATACGACAGGAAAGGAGCCTGTGTCCGCTTATGGCTTCTATGGCTGCTACTGTGGCCTGGGTGGCAAAGGATCCCCCAAGGATGCAACAGATTG GTGCTGCGTGGCGCATGACTGTTGCTACAGACGTCTGAAGAGAATCGGCTGTGGCACCATATTACTGAGTTACAAGTTTAGTTACCTCCGGGGCCAAGTCGTCTGTG ACAAACAGGGATACTGTAGGAGTGAACTGTGTCAGTGTGATAAAAGAGCTGCTGATTGCTTTGCAAGAAACCAGAAGACCTATAATAAAAAGCTTCAATACTACAGTAACCTACTGTGCAGTGGGAGTGCCCCCAAGTGCTGA